TCCAAGAGCACCCCGTCCTTGCCGTCGGTGAAGTAGCTGTCCACGGCCAGCCGCACGTTGCCGATCTGCAGCACCTCCGCGCCTGCGTCGCGCAGCTCCTGCACGGCGTTGAGCAGGTCGCTTGCGGTGACCCCGCGGTCCGGGTCGCTGACCACGAGCTCGATGCCGGGGCCGGTCGCCGGCTCGGTGCCCGCGAGGATCGCCAGCGTGTGCTGGCGCTCCTGGGCCGCCTTCCGCGCGGTCTGGCTGTCGTCGCTCTCCAGTGCGGCCTTCTCCTGCTCCAGCCGGGTCACCTCCTTGCGGAGGTCCTCCTGCCGCTTGTTCAGCCGGTCGAGCAGCCCCACCAGCTCGGACTGCCGCAGGCTGGAGAAGGAGGATTCCTGCGAGGTGGACTTGGCCTGCACGGACAGCGCGAAGCCGAGGATCAGGCAGGCCACGGCGATGAGCGCCTGGGTGCGGTTCGCCTGCGGTGCGATCAGCTCCCGCAGCCGCTCCCGCGGGGTCACCTTCCTGGCGTGGGCCCCGCGCCGCTGCCCGCGCGAGGGACGTTCCGCGCTCTCGGACGCCGCCGCGACCTGGTCGGCCGGCTCGTCGTCCTCGTCCTCGGCGGGCTCGTCGCCGTCGGCGGGTTCCTCCTCCTCGGTGAGCTCCTCGTCGCTGGCCGCCGCGTCGTCTTCGGCTGGCTCGTCGTCGTCGCTCGCCGCGTCGTCTTCGGCTGGCTCGTCGTCGCGGGCCGCCGCATCCTGGTCGGCCGGCTCGTCGTCCTCGTCCTCGGCGGGCTCGTCGCCGTCGGCGGGTTCCTTCTCCTCGGTGAGCTCCTCGTCGCTGGCCGCCGCGTCGTCTTCGGCTGGCTCGTCGTCGCGGGCCGCCGCATCCTGGTCGGCCGGCTCGTCGTCCTCGTCCTCGGCGGGCTCGTCGCCGTCGGCGGGCTCGTCGCCGTTGGCCGCGTCCTCCGCGGTGGGCTCGTCGTCGGTCGCCGCGTCGGCTTCGTCCGCCGCTGTCGGCTCGGTGGGCTCGTCGAGGTCGTCAGCGGGCTCGTCGTCGCGGTCGTCGGCCGGACGGTCGGGTCGGTTGCTCATCACTCCCCCTCGGTGAGCTCGACGACATGGGACGGGACCATCGTCACGCCTTCAACAGGCCGCGCCGGATCGCGGCGACGTTGGTGAAGATCCGGATGCCGAGCACGACGATCACACCGGTGGACAGCTGCGCGCCGACCCCCAGCTGGTCGCCGAGGAAGACGATCAACGCGGCGACGAGCACGTTGGAGACGAACGACACCACGAACACCTTGTCGTCGAACAGCCCCTCCAGGATCGACCGGAACGCGCCGAACACCGCGTCGAGCGCCGCGACGATCGCGATCGGGAGGTACGGCTGCAGCCAGCCGGGCACCGTCGGGTGCAGGACGAGCCCGAGCACGATCCCGATGGCCAGCGCGACGACAGCGATCATGGATTGTCCTTACCGCGTGCGTACTGCAGGGTCACGGAAGACGCGGCCGGCAGCCGCATGTCGCGCCGGTCGCTCATCTCGAACCGCATGTCGAAGCTGGTCTGCAGGGTCTTGAAGTAGCTGCCCGCAGGACCTTCGGCGAACGACGCCTGCAAGGAGTTCGGGTCACCGATCGCCCGCACCCGGTACGGGCGGGCGAGCGGGCGGTAGTCCACCAGCACTGCGTCGCCGGCCTCCCTGATGGCCGTCAGCGCGGTCAGCCGTACCCCGTTGATGGCGATCGCCTGGGCGCCCGCCGCCCACAAGCCGTTGACGAGGAGCTGGAGATCGCGGTCCAGCACCCTGCCGCCGACGTCCTGGTCGTCGAGGTCGTCGCCCCTAGCGTCGTCCACGACGACCAGCACACCGTCGCCGTGCACCGCGTTGAACCCGGTGATGTCCTGCAGTCCCTTCAGCTGCTGCACCTGCTGCGCGCCGCGGGTGTCCTTGGCCAGGGCCTGCCGCTGCGCGCGGCCGTACTGCTGCCGGGTCTTGGCGAGCTTCCGCTCGAGGGCGGCCACGTTCGCCGACCGGTCCCGCGCCTCCTGAACCAGGGCGTCGTGGTCGACGGCGGACTTGGGCGCGTCGACGGCGAGCTGGCGCACCCCGGAGGTGGCCAGCAGTGCGCACACCACGAGCAGCGCGAAGAACGCCGTGCGCCTGACGACGCGCACTGACAGCCGCGGGCGCGCGGCGTGCGGCGACCCCACCCGCAGCTTCCTGGCCGCGCGGTAGTCGTCCTCGATCCGCTCCTGGAGCAGGTCGTTGATCATGGACATGGACGCGTCCAGGCGCTTGGCACGCTCGGGCTGCTTGCCCTGGGGTGCCGCCTTGAGACGATCCGATGCCATCGGTCACCCCCGCGACGTCGTCCACTCTGGTCGGCTCTGCATTGTGTCAGTCGCCGGTCACCGGCGCAGCAGCCTCCACGACCTCGGCCCACTCGTCGAGCAGATCCTGTACGGCGTCGTCGTCTGGCGCCTCGGCCAGGATATGGGTGACCGGCTCGGCCGGGTCCGGCAGGATCAGCGCCCACCGGTCGTCACCCTCGATGATGCGCAGGCCGTCGGTGGTGTCCACCGGCCGGTCGCCCGCGGCCTCGAGCACCGTGCGCATGACCTGGCCCTTGCCGGCCCACGGCGTCGGCACCGCGCGGCGGAGCAGGTGCATCTCGGGGATGCGCGCCTCGATCTCGCTGACGGTGATGTCGTCGCGCGCGACCAGGCCGAGCAACCGCACGAACGCCGCGACGCCGTCGATGGACGGGCTCACCGCCGGGATCACGAAGCCGCCCCTGCCGTCCGCACCGAGGATGACGCCGTCCCTGGACGCGGCGGTGAGCGCGGGCGCGCCGGTTGCCGTCCACTCGATGCCGACGCCGTGCGTCTGGCCGATCCGCTCGGCGAGCCTCGTGGTGGTGATCGGCAGCGCGACCTTGCCCTGCCGCACCTCGGCGGCGACCAGGTCGAGGAAGACCAGTAGCGCCCGGTCGTCCGGCACCAGCGAGCCGCGCTCGTCCACCAGGCTGATCCGCTCCCCGACCGGGTCGAAGCGCACCCCGAAGGCCGCACGCGACGACGACACGAGCGTCGCCAGCCGTTCCAGGTCGCGCATCCGGTCCGCGAGCGTCTCCGTCGGCGAGGCCTCGTCGAGACCGCTGCCGACGGTCAGGGCGTCGACGCCGCAGGCGCCGAGCAGCTGCGGCAGCACGATCGACGAGGAGCCGCCCGCGCAGTCGACGACGACCTTCAGCCCGGCCTCCCTGATGCCGGAGGTGTCCACGCACGACAGCAGCTCCTGCACGTAGAGCTCGACCGTGCGGGGCGGGTAGGTGAGGTCGGCGATCTCGCCGGGGAACGCGCGGCGGAACTCCTGCCGGGAGAACAGCCGCTCCAGCTTGCGCTGTGCGGCGGCGGTGAGGTCGGCGCCGTTCTCGTCCAGGAAGATGATGTCGACGCTCTGCGCGTCGCCGGGTGACGTGCGGATGAGGATGCCACCCGACACGTCCCCCCGGGACGTCTCGAACCTGGCCACAGGCACCGGGCTGAGCTCGATGTCGCGCACCTCGATGCCGCCTGCGTTGAGCGCGCTCACCACGGCGCGCTTCAGCGTGCGCGCGGCGCGGGAGTGGTCGCGCGCGACGATGACCGCGTCGCCCTTGCGCAACGTGCTGGCATACGCGCTCGCCAGCCGCACCGCGAGCTCCGGCGTCATCTCCACGTTGATCAGCCCACTGACGCCGCGGGTGCCGAACAGCCCCCGGTGGCCGCGCGACTCCCAGACCACGCTGGTGTTCACCACGGCGCCGGCCTCGATGGTCTTGAACGGGAAGACCTTCACCCCGGACGAGACGTACGCCTCCTCCTCGATGACGCACTCGTCCCCGACGATCGAGCCTTCCTCGATCCGTGCGCTGCGCATCACGTCGGTGTTCTTGCCGATCACGCAACCGCGCAGGTTCGTCTGGCCGCCGATGAACGCGTTGTCCTGCACGATCGCGCGATGCAAGAACGCGCCGTCCTTGACGATCACGTTGCTGCCGAGCACGGTGCCGTCGCGCAGCTCGACGCCGTTCTCCACCTTCGCGTAGTCGCCGATGTAGAGCGGGCCGCGGAGTACGGCGTCCGGGTCCAGCTCGGCGTCCTCACCGACCCACACGCCTGGCGCCATCTCGAAGCCGTCGATCTCGATGCCGGTGCGGCCGGAGAGCACGTCGGCGTGCGCCTTCAGGTAGCTGTCGTGGGTGCCGACGTCCTCCCAGTAGCCGTCCGCGACGTAGCCGAACAGCGGGGCGCCGGCCTCGAGCAGCTTCGGGAAGACGTCGCCGGACCAGTCCACGACCTCGCCGGCGGGCACGTGGTCGAGGATCTCGGGCTCGAGTACGTAGATGCCGGTGTTCACGGTGTCGGAGAACACCTGGCCCCAGCTCGGCTTCTCCAGGAACCGCTGGATCCTGCCCTCGTCGTCGACGATGGTGATGCCGAACTCCAGCGGGTTCGGCACCCGCACCAGGCAGACGGTCGCGAGCGCGCCGTTCTCCTGGTGGAACGCGACCAGCTTCTCCAGGTCGATGTCGGTGAGCGCGTCGCCGGAGACGACGACGAACGTGTCGTCGGTGAGCGCTTCCGCGGCGTTCTTCACGCTGCCCGCGGTGCCGAGCGGCGCCTCCTCGGTCGCGTACTGCAGGGACATGCCGAAGTCCTCGCCGTCGCCGAAGTAGTTCCGGATCAGCGACGCCAGGAACTGCACGGTCACCACCGTCTCGGTGAAGCCGTGCCTGCGGAGCAGCCGCAGGACGTGTTCCATGATCGGCCGGTTGACGACGGGGAGCAGTGGCTTCGGGGTGTTCGCGGTGAGTGGTCGCAGTCGCGTCCCCTCGCCGCCTGCCATCACTACTGCACGCATGTCACCTCCTGTGCTTGGCGACGGTCGAGGCCGATCAGGTCAGGCACCTGCCTCGCTCCGATCCAGTTCCGGCCTACCGGGCCCGCGGCCCTGCCGTTGGTCCCGGATGAGACGCCGGGCCTGCTCGACGTACAGCACCCCGGCCACCCAGTAGAGAGCAATACCCCAAAGAGCGAACGCCCAACCGATGACGTTGGCGTAGATTTCCACGACAGGTACGGCGACGCCGAGGTAAAGGACCGGGAAGGCGTAGAGCACGCAGAGCGTGCCGGCCTTGCCGAGGATGTGTACCTGCAGTGGGCCGTAACCGTGCCTGTAGAGCGCGGGCATCCAGACGGCGACCACGACCTCGCGGAGCGCCAGGACGGCCACCAGCCACCAGGGCACCACGTCACGCAGCATCAGGCCGATGCCGATCGCGAAGATGTACAGCCGGTCGGCCACCGGGTCCAGCATCTGACCGAGCCTGCTGGTCTGGTTCAGGACCCTGGCGAGCCAGCCGTCCAGGTAGTCGGTGACGGACGAGACGGCGAGCACGACGACCGCCCAGCCGTCGCTCTCCGGGCCGAGCACGAGCCAGAGGAACAGCGGCACTCCGAGCAGCCGGAGTCCGGATAGCAGGTTAGGCCAGGTGAGTACCCTCAGCGGTGGCTCACCGTCCACTGCGACCAATGCGCCCCTCCCCTGAACATCTCCTGGCCGGGAACGCTGGCCGGCTTAGCGGCGAGTCCCCAGGCCGGGACGGGCGAGGCCACTCGTCCACCGGTCCCTCGCCGCCCCCTACTGACTCTAACGAGTGACGGGGTGATTGCGCCCGTCCTACCCAGTGGTGTCCCGCCTCCGCCGTCACGAGCTGTCCGCGACCAGTCGCGCCGCGAGAGCACCGAACACCGCTGCCGACACGCGGTCCAGCCAGCAGCGCACCCGGCGGTGCTTGCGGATCAGCTCGGCGGCGGTACCGGCGAGCAACCCGACGGTGCTGTCCACGGTCAGCCCGACCACGATCAGCAGGCCGCCGAGGGCGAGGAACTGGGTCGCGACCGGCCAGCTGCTCGCCCCGGTGGTGACGAACTGCGGCACGAAGGCCAGGTAGAAGATGATCACCTTCGGGTTGGCGACGTTCGTCAGCACCGCCATCGCGTACGTGCGCGCGGCGGACCGCGGCGGCGGCACCGGCTGGTCGTCGGTGACCGCCGCGAGGTGCCGGCGACTGGCCAGCCAGGTGCTCACCGCGAAGTACACGAGCACTGCGGCGCCCGCCCACCTGATGACGTCGAGCGCGGCAGGTGCCGCGGCGATCAGCGCGCTCAGGCCGAACGCGGCCGCGACGGTGTGGACGGCAATGCCCGTCGACACTCCCACCGCACACAGGACGGCCGTACGGCGGCCGCCGACCACCGCGTTGGAGATGATGAAGAGCATGTCCTGGCCGGGCACGATGCTGAGCAGTGCGGCGGCGAGTACGAAACCGATGACCAGATGTGCGTCCACCAGGTCATTGTCTCTCGGCTCGGCCGTCCCCGCACCGGAGTTAGGATGCGGGCGCCGTCCCGTACCTGTCCTGTGATCGGTGAACCACACATGGCCAAGCAGTCCGATACCGTCCGATGGGAGCACAAGGAGCTCACCGTCGGTGAGCTGGCGCACCGCAGTGGCGTCGCGGTCTCTGCGCTGCACTTCTACGAACGCAAGGGCCTGATCAGCAGCCGGCGGACGTCCGGCAACCAGCGTAGGTACCGCAGACACATGCTGCGCAGGATCGCGATGATCCGGGTCGCACAGCGCGTCGGTATCCCGCTGGACGAGATCAAGGTGGCGCTGGCCGAGCTGCCGGACGGGCGCACCCCGAACCGGCAGGACTGGCAGCGGTTGTCGCGGCAGTGGCGGGACCGGCTGGACGAGCGCATCCACCGCCTGGAGCAGCTGCGCGACGAGTTCAGCGGCTGCATCGGCTGCGGCTGCCTGTCCATCGACGCGTGCGGGCTGGCCAACCCACAGGACCAGCTCGCCGAGCACGGTCCGGGCCCGCGGCGGCTGTTGGAGTCGTAGCCGTGCGAGGCTGCTTCCCGCACGCCAGCTCGCCACAGAAAGGCAGGATCCCGTGTCCGCTCAGCTGCGCACCGTCCGTACCCCCAGCGCCGAGGACGTGCGGGCCGCCGCCGACCTGATCGGCGGGCTGCTGCCGCCCACGCCGGTCGTGGGAGCCGACGGCGAGCTGCTGCTGAAGCTGGAGACGTGCCAGCCGACCGGCGCGTTCAAGGTTCGGGGCGCGCTCAACGCGCTGTCCAACCTGCCCGCGGACACCCCGGTCGTCACGGCGTCCGCCGGTAACGCGGGCCTCGGCGTCGCCTACGCCGCCGGCCGGCTGGGCCGCACCGCCACCATCGTGGTGCCGGGGACGGCGGCCGCGCCGAAGGTCGCCGCACTGCGGCGGCTCGGCGCGGAGCTGGTGCAGGTGGGCACGTCGTACGACGAGGCGGAGGCGCGTGCCCTTGAGCTGGTCGACGAGACGGGTGCGTACTACCTGTCGTCGTACAACGATCCGCTGGTGATCGCCGGCCAGGGCACCATCGGACACGAGCTGGACGCGCAGCTGAGCGGGCCGCTTACGGTGGTCTGCGGCCTCGGCGGCGGCGGGCTCGCGAGCGGCCTGGGGCTGTGGGCCTCGACCCGCGCCGACGTGCGCGTGGTGGGTGTGGAGGCGGCCGCGTCGACGGCGATGTCCGCGACCGTCGCGGCCGGGCACGACGTGCAGGTGACCGTCGGTGAGACGCTCGCCGACGGCCTCGAGGGCAACCTGGAGCGGGGCTCGGTGACGGTCGGCCTGGTCGCCGAGCACGTGCACAGCATGGTCACGGTGACCGAGGAGGAGCTGCGGTCGGCGCTGCGCCACCTGGCCACGGAACGCGGCGTGGTCGCCGAGGGGGCGGCCGCCGCACCGGTCGCCGCCGTGCTCGCCGGCAAGGTGCCCGGGCACGGCACCACGGTCGCCGTGGTGTCCGGGCGCAACATCGCGATGCCCGTGTACGCGTCGATCCTCGCCGAGGGCTGAGGCCGCCCGCCGCCGTACGGGCGCGGGCGCGGCTACGTCCTGCGGCGTACCGGTAGTGCCGTCGTCGTACGGACGTGGTCCGGCGGTAGCCGGAGGAGCATCGGTGGTCTCGGACCGGCAGAGGAGACACCGATGGGCATCCAGACCCTCCCGACACCGACGACCACCGCCGTCCTGCGAGACCTGCGGGCCGCGGTGGCCGCGCCCGTGCTCGCCGTCGGCGACGCCGGCTACGACGAGCAGCGGGCCACCTGGGCCGGCGCGATCGACCCGCGCCCGGCGGCCGTCGTGCTCGCGGCGACGGCTGCGGACATCCGGACTGCGGTGCTGGTGGCGCGGACCCACGACCTGCCGTTCGCCGTGCAGTCCACCGGCCACGGCACCTACCTGCCGTGCGACGGCGGCGTGCTGGTGAAGACGGCCGGCATGGACGCGGTGCGGATCGACCCCGCCGCGCGTACCGCTACCGTCGGCCCCGGCGTCCGGTGGAGCGCGGTGATCGCGGCCGCGGAACCGTACGGGCTGGCGCCGGTGTCCGGTACCTCCTCTTCGGTCGGCGTGGCCGGCTACACCCTCGGCGGCGGGATGGGCTGGCTGTCGCGCCGCTTCGGCTTCGCGGGAGACAACGTCGTGCGGGTCGAGCTGGTCACGGCCGACGGCCGGCTGGTGACCGCGAGCGCCGACGAGTACCCCGACCTGTTCTGGGCGGTGCGCGGCGCGGGCGCGAACTTCGGCGTGGTCACCTCGCTGGAGTTCCGGCTGCACCCGGTCTCCCGGGTCTACGCCGGCGCCGCGTACTACCCGCTCGAGCGCGCCGCCGACGTGCTCGACCACTACCGCGGCTGGGCGGCGACGCAGCCTGCGGAGCTGTCCACGTCACTGGTGGTGATGCGGCAGCCGCCCGTCGACGTGCCCGGCCCGGTGCTGGCGATCCGCGGCGCGTACGTCGGCAGCGAGGCGGCCGGCCGGGGCGCGCTTGCGCCGCTGCGGCGGGTCGCCGGCCGCGCGCTGGCGGACACCTTCGTCGAGGGGCCGTACGCGGACGTGGCGAAGATCGGTGGCACGCCGTCGCGCCAGTTCGAGCTGTTCACCTCGCCGCCGGATGTACTCGCCGAGCTGCCGCAGCACTCCGCGGTGGAGGCGGTCGAGGTCAGGTACTGGGGCGGTGCGATGGCGCAGCCGGCAGCGGGCGCGGGCCCCGTCGGGCACCGAGAGGTGCCGTTCTCCGCGACCGTGCACGGCCCGGTGTCCGCGCTAGCGCCGGTGGCGGGCGCGGCGACCGGCGGCTCGTTCCTGAACTTCCTGCACGAAATGTCGCGGACGGCCGACGCGTACACACCCGCCGACTACCGGCGGCTGCGTGCGCTGAAGGCGGTGCACGACCCGGACAACGTGTTCGGGCGTATCCACAACATCCCGCCCGCGGGTCAGGCGACGCGGCTGTAGACGTAGAAGTCGCGCCGTTCGTCGCCGACTGCGCAGCAGCCGCGCGACGTGCAGCTCGTGCGCCGCCCAGTCGCTGGCGGCGGTGAGGGCGGCGCCGGCGACGCCTTGCCCCCGGCTGTACGGCACCGTCCAGTAGCCGAGCTCGGCACGGCCGGCTGCCAGCTCGGCCAGCGGCCTGGTCGTGTCGAGCGTTCTTGCTCAGCGGTCGATCGCGTAGAGCTCACGGTCGGCCCGGTCGTCGGACGGGTACGGCGGCAGCGGCGGGTTCTCCCGGCGCAGGCCACCGCCGGGGTGGTCCCTTCGTGCCTGCCGGGCGGCGAACCACCTCGCGCCGACGACCGCGGCGATGACGCCGAGGACCACCTGGGCGAGCAGGACGAGCAAGACAATGGCGAGGCCGGACATGAGTGCTGTTCCTCTCGGTTGGATCTGTCACGTACAGCCTCGGCTCTGCTATCGTTCACGTCTAGGTTGGCTTTCCGAACGTTCTTGTGAAGCGTGAGCTTAATGATCGATCTGCGTCGCCTCCGCGTGTTGCGGGCCGTCGCGCACTACGGCACGGTCACCGGCGCCGCCAAGGCACTGCACTTCACGCCGTCCGCGGCGTCCCAACAGCTCCGGCAGCTCGGCCGCGAGCTCGGCGTCACGCTGCTCGAGCCGCAGGGCCGGCGGGTGCAGCTGACCGCGGCCGCGCGGAGCCTGCTCGCCCACGCGGACGCGATCGAGGCGCAGTGGGAGCAGGCGGAGATCGACCTGCGCTCCGCCGGTGACGAGCCGGCCGGCCAGCTGCGGGTCGGCGCGTTCCCCACCGCGGTCTCCATGCTGCTCGCGCCCGCGGTGGCCGCCGCGCAGGCCACGCACCCGCGGTTGACGGTGGAGGTCCGCGAGGTGGAGCCCGACGTCGGCTTCGACCAGCTCTTCGAGGGCACCCTCGACCTCGCGATCATCGAGGTGACGACGTCGAACCCGTCCATGGGCGACACCCGCTTCGACCAGCAGCCGCTGCTCGACGACCCGTTCGACCTGGTCGTGAACGCCGAGCACCGCCTCGCCGGGCGCGACGGCATCGCGCTGACCGAAGCGGCCGACGAGCCGTGGATCATGTCGCTGCCGGCGAGCGCCTGCCACGGACAGATCGTCTCCGCATGCACGGCCGCCGGCTTCACCCCGACGATCGCGCACCACGCACTGGAATGGCATGCGATCGCACACCTCGTGGCGTACGGCCTCGGCATAGCGCTGGTGCCCCGCCTGGCGTACCTCGCCCCGCACCTGCCCCTGGTGCGGGTCCCGCTGTGCGGCGACCCCGGCCCGCGCCGCAAGCTCCTCACCTGCACCCGCAGCGGTGCCCGCTCCTCCCCCGCCGTAGCCGCAGTAGCCACCGAGCTGGAACGCGTGGCAAAACTCGCCGGCGACCGCGTCGCCAACACCGCCGCGCCACTGCTCCACTGACCCCAGCCCAACGGCAGGCCGCGTAGGTTGTGGTCGTGAGCGTTGCAGTGGAGCCGTTGCGGCAAGTGACCGACGACGCGGTCGCGGGTCTCGCGCCCTTGTCGAGCCAGCTGTCTTCGACGGTGCACGGGCTCGATCGCGGCAGACTCGTTGGGGCGGCTCTGACGCGCGAAGCGATTGAGCAATGGGTGCTGCGGTTACGGCAGCGCGCTCGGCCTCGTCCTCGCGGCGAAGCTGTGGCCGGACCCTACGCGGTGAGTATCAGAGTGGCCCGCGTTGCCACGGACCGGTGATCGCGAACGTGATGCCGGGGCTCTGCGCGTTGGCGAACAGCCAGTTCCCGTTACGTGGCTCGAACGTCGAGCCACACCACTCCGAGCCGCTGTAGTCGCCGGGCTGCACGGACTTGCCTGGCACGCCGCCGTCGGGGATCACCACCTGATTGAGGGCGAACGGGAAGATCTCGCCGTCGGTGGTCAGTCCGTGCAGGTACTCGCCTTCGTTGCCGTCCTCGCACAGCACGATGCCGCCGCGCGGGCTGACACAGATGTTGTCGGGGTTGTTCAGCACGGCCGCGTCCGGAGACGCGAACAGCACGCGCATCCGCTCGGTCGCCGGGTCGTAGTCGAAGACCTGGCCCTGACCGGTCGGGCCGCCGCTTGTGGACACCACGTACACGCGGTCGTTGCCCCACCACGCGCCCTCAAGCCGCCGGAACACGGCCGCCCCGAGCGACTGTCCCTGCTCGGCCGGCCGTTGCTCGCCGGGAGCGTAGTCCGGGTTGGGGATCGTGACCCACGACGTGGAGTACTCAGTACCCGTCGGGTCTTCGTACGTCGAGTAGGACGATCCGTCCTCGGTCTCGATGACCAGCATCTGCAGCGTCCCGCCCGCGCTCAGGTCGTTGCGCGACTTGGGCAGGTAGCGGTAAAGGCCGGCCGGAGTGTCGTCCTCGGTCAGGTAGACGATGCCGGTGCCGGGGTCGACCGCCACGGCCTCGTGGCTGTACCTGCCCATGCCCTTGATCGGACGCGGGTCACCCGGCTTGTCATACGGCACCTCGAAGACGTACCCGTGCCGGGTGCCGTCGTCCCCGACGACGGTTGTCTCCTCGCAGGTGAGCCAGCTTCCTGACGGTGTGGGCCCGCCGGCGCAGTTACGAATCGTGCCGGAGAGGCTCGCCCAGGACTCGACGAAC
This genomic stretch from Streptosporangiales bacterium harbors:
- a CDS encoding DUF881 domain-containing protein, whose product is MSNRPDRPADDRDDEPADDLDEPTEPTAADEADAATDDEPTAEDAANGDEPADGDEPAEDEDDEPADQDAAARDDEPAEDDAAASDEELTEEKEPADGDEPAEDEDDEPADQDAAARDDEPAEDDAASDDDEPAEDDAAASDEELTEEEEPADGDEPAEDEDDEPADQVAAASESAERPSRGQRRGAHARKVTPRERLRELIAPQANRTQALIAVACLILGFALSVQAKSTSQESSFSSLRQSELVGLLDRLNKRQEDLRKEVTRLEQEKAALESDDSQTARKAAQERQHTLAILAGTEPATGPGIELVVSDPDRGVTASDLLNAVQELRDAGAEVLQIGNVRLAVDSYFTDGKDGVLLDGKQLEAPYRIKAIGDPHTLATAMDIPGGVLETLHRAGADGTVTKSQSVAVTAVRKS
- a CDS encoding DUF1290 domain-containing protein, which produces MIAVVALAIGIVLGLVLHPTVPGWLQPYLPIAIVAALDAVFGAFRSILEGLFDDKVFVVSFVSNVLVAALIVFLGDQLGVGAQLSTGVIVVLGIRIFTNVAAIRRGLLKA
- a CDS encoding DUF881 domain-containing protein; its protein translation is MASDRLKAAPQGKQPERAKRLDASMSMINDLLQERIEDDYRAARKLRVGSPHAARPRLSVRVVRRTAFFALLVVCALLATSGVRQLAVDAPKSAVDHDALVQEARDRSANVAALERKLAKTRQQYGRAQRQALAKDTRGAQQVQQLKGLQDITGFNAVHGDGVLVVVDDARGDDLDDQDVGGRVLDRDLQLLVNGLWAAGAQAIAINGVRLTALTAIREAGDAVLVDYRPLARPYRVRAIGDPNSLQASFAEGPAGSYFKTLQTSFDMRFEMSDRRDMRLPAASSVTLQYARGKDNP
- a CDS encoding NTP transferase domain-containing protein — protein: MRAVVMAGGEGTRLRPLTANTPKPLLPVVNRPIMEHVLRLLRRHGFTETVVTVQFLASLIRNYFGDGEDFGMSLQYATEEAPLGTAGSVKNAAEALTDDTFVVVSGDALTDIDLEKLVAFHQENGALATVCLVRVPNPLEFGITIVDDEGRIQRFLEKPSWGQVFSDTVNTGIYVLEPEILDHVPAGEVVDWSGDVFPKLLEAGAPLFGYVADGYWEDVGTHDSYLKAHADVLSGRTGIEIDGFEMAPGVWVGEDAELDPDAVLRGPLYIGDYAKVENGVELRDGTVLGSNVIVKDGAFLHRAIVQDNAFIGGQTNLRGCVIGKNTDVMRSARIEEGSIVGDECVIEEEAYVSSGVKVFPFKTIEAGAVVNTSVVWESRGHRGLFGTRGVSGLINVEMTPELAVRLASAYASTLRKGDAVIVARDHSRAARTLKRAVVSALNAGGIEVRDIELSPVPVARFETSRGDVSGGILIRTSPGDAQSVDIIFLDENGADLTAAAQRKLERLFSRQEFRRAFPGEIADLTYPPRTVELYVQELLSCVDTSGIREAGLKVVVDCAGGSSSIVLPQLLGACGVDALTVGSGLDEASPTETLADRMRDLERLATLVSSSRAAFGVRFDPVGERISLVDERGSLVPDDRALLVFLDLVAAEVRQGKVALPITTTRLAERIGQTHGVGIEWTATGAPALTAASRDGVILGADGRGGFVIPAVSPSIDGVAAFVRLLGLVARDDITVSEIEARIPEMHLLRRAVPTPWAGKGQVMRTVLEAAGDRPVDTTDGLRIIEGDDRWALILPDPAEPVTHILAEAPDDDAVQDLLDEWAEVVEAAAPVTGD
- a CDS encoding CDP-alcohol phosphatidyltransferase family protein, whose amino-acid sequence is MDGEPPLRVLTWPNLLSGLRLLGVPLFLWLVLGPESDGWAVVVLAVSSVTDYLDGWLARVLNQTSRLGQMLDPVADRLYIFAIGIGLMLRDVVPWWLVAVLALREVVVAVWMPALYRHGYGPLQVHILGKAGTLCVLYAFPVLYLGVAVPVVEIYANVIGWAFALWGIALYWVAGVLYVEQARRLIRDQRQGRGPGRPELDRSEAGA
- a CDS encoding LysE family translocator, with protein sequence MDAHLVIGFVLAAALLSIVPGQDMLFIISNAVVGGRRTAVLCAVGVSTGIAVHTVAAAFGLSALIAAAPAALDVIRWAGAAVLVYFAVSTWLASRRHLAAVTDDQPVPPPRSAARTYAMAVLTNVANPKVIIFYLAFVPQFVTTGASSWPVATQFLALGGLLIVVGLTVDSTVGLLAGTAAELIRKHRRVRCWLDRVSAAVFGALAARLVADSS
- the soxR gene encoding redox-sensitive transcriptional activator SoxR, which gives rise to MAKQSDTVRWEHKELTVGELAHRSGVAVSALHFYERKGLISSRRTSGNQRRYRRHMLRRIAMIRVAQRVGIPLDEIKVALAELPDGRTPNRQDWQRLSRQWRDRLDERIHRLEQLRDEFSGCIGCGCLSIDACGLANPQDQLAEHGPGPRRLLES
- a CDS encoding pyridoxal-phosphate dependent enzyme, producing the protein MGADGELLLKLETCQPTGAFKVRGALNALSNLPADTPVVTASAGNAGLGVAYAAGRLGRTATIVVPGTAAAPKVAALRRLGAELVQVGTSYDEAEARALELVDETGAYYLSSYNDPLVIAGQGTIGHELDAQLSGPLTVVCGLGGGGLASGLGLWASTRADVRVVGVEAAASTAMSATVAAGHDVQVTVGETLADGLEGNLERGSVTVGLVAEHVHSMVTVTEEELRSALRHLATERGVVAEGAAAAPVAAVLAGKVPGHGTTVAVVSGRNIAMPVYASILAEG
- a CDS encoding FAD-binding protein, whose translation is MGIQTLPTPTTTAVLRDLRAAVAAPVLAVGDAGYDEQRATWAGAIDPRPAAVVLAATAADIRTAVLVARTHDLPFAVQSTGHGTYLPCDGGVLVKTAGMDAVRIDPAARTATVGPGVRWSAVIAAAEPYGLAPVSGTSSSVGVAGYTLGGGMGWLSRRFGFAGDNVVRVELVTADGRLVTASADEYPDLFWAVRGAGANFGVVTSLEFRLHPVSRVYAGAAYYPLERAADVLDHYRGWAATQPAELSTSLVVMRQPPVDVPGPVLAIRGAYVGSEAAGRGALAPLRRVAGRALADTFVEGPYADVAKIGGTPSRQFELFTSPPDVLAELPQHSAVEAVEVRYWGGAMAQPAAGAGPVGHREVPFSATVHGPVSALAPVAGAATGGSFLNFLHEMSRTADAYTPADYRRLRALKAVHDPDNVFGRIHNIPPAGQATRL
- a CDS encoding LysR family transcriptional regulator, which translates into the protein MIDLRRLRVLRAVAHYGTVTGAAKALHFTPSAASQQLRQLGRELGVTLLEPQGRRVQLTAAARSLLAHADAIEAQWEQAEIDLRSAGDEPAGQLRVGAFPTAVSMLLAPAVAAAQATHPRLTVEVREVEPDVGFDQLFEGTLDLAIIEVTTSNPSMGDTRFDQQPLLDDPFDLVVNAEHRLAGRDGIALTEAADEPWIMSLPASACHGQIVSACTAAGFTPTIAHHALEWHAIAHLVAYGLGIALVPRLAYLAPHLPLVRVPLCGDPGPRRKLLTCTRSGARSSPAVAAVATELERVAKLAGDRVANTAAPLLH